One Spinacia oleracea cultivar Varoflay chromosome 4, BTI_SOV_V1, whole genome shotgun sequence DNA segment encodes these proteins:
- the LOC110800620 gene encoding cytochrome P450 72A397-like, whose amino-acid sequence MGIIGYIIIVLALILILNWVWKTLNWVWFTPKKLEKHMREQGLKGNPYKLLYGDTKEILSMRNQATEKPISFKNNDHVSRIFPFLCHQINTYGENCWTWQGPVPIIHVQAPELMKDALSRMNDFIKPKLNPLIDMLVPGVFSYEGEKWTKHRRLINPAFHVEKLKFMLPAIGTSVTEMANKLDKRLSESGSAEVDVWPYMTSLSADALSRAAFGSSYIEGCRIFELLKDQIQIIMRDFYSFQIPGWRFVPTETNRKMNKINSEIQTLLTGLIDKRKKAMEAGEAAKDDLLGILLDSDFKASGSNNKQQTAMTFQDIIDECKLFYFAGQETTSVLLGWTMVLLSKHQDWQTRAREEVLETFGKNQPDIEGLSRLKIVTMILYEVLRLFPPVIEVSRAIPDRETKLGNILVPAGSVVSLSILHTHHDKRLWGDDAHDFKPDRFAEGVAKATKGKMAYFPFGWGPRICVGQNFAIAEARMAVSMILQRFVFELSPSYTHAPTTILTLQPQFGAHLIVHPLQS is encoded by the exons atGGGAATAATTGGGTATATTATAATTGTGTTAGCTCTTATTTTGATTCTAAATTGGGTATGGAAAACATTGAATTGGGTTTGGTTTACTCCCAAAAAGCTTGAAAAGCATATGAGAGAACAAGGGTTGAAAGGAAATCCCTACAAATTGTTGTATGGTGATACTAAAGAAATCTTGAGTATGCGTAATCAAGCGACGGAAAAGCccatttcttttaaaaataatGATCACGTTTCCCGTATTTTTCCCTTCCTTTGTCATCAAATCAACACATACG GTGAAAATTGTTGGACATGGCAAGGGCCTGTACCGATCATACATGTCCAAGCACCAGAGCTAATGAAAGATGCGTTATCTAGGATGAACGACTTTATAAAGCCGAAACTGAACCCACTTATTGACATGCTTGTACCTGGAGTTTTTAGCTACGAGGGCGAAAAATGGACCAAACACAGGAGGTTGATCAACCCTGCTTTCCATGTTGAAAAGCTTAAG TTTATGCTTCCGGCAATAGGCACAAGTGTCACTGAAATGGCCAACAAATTGGACAAGAGGTTATCCGAATCAGGTTCTGCTGAGGTGGATGTGTGGCCGTACATGACAAGCCTATCCGCGGATGCTTTGTCTCGTGCTGCTTTTGGAAGTAGCTACATCGAAGGATGTAGAATATTTGAACTACTAAAGGATCAAATACAAATCATTATGCGAGATTTCTATTCTTTTCAAATCCCTGGTTGGAG GTTTGTACCAACAGAGACGAATAGGAAGATGAACAAAATTAATTCAGAAATACAAACATTATTGACGGGATTAATTGACAAGAGAAAGAAGGCCATGGAGGCCGGAGAAGCTGCTAAGGATGACTTGTTAGGGATTTTGTTGGACTCTGACTTTAAAGCGTCTGGTAGTAATAATAAGCAACAAACGGCCATGACTTTCCAGGATATAATCGACGAATGCAAGTTGTTCTACTTCGCAGGACAAGAGACTACCTCGGTTTTGTTGGGTTGGACAATGGTTTTATTGAGCAAACACCAAGACTGGCAAACTCGTGCAAGAGAAGAAGTCTTGGAAACCTTTGGAAAGAATCAACCTGACATTGAAGGACTAAGCCGGTTAAAGATA GTGACAATGATATTGTATGAGGTGTTGAGATTGTTTCCTCCTGTAATAGAAGTGTCTCGTGCAATACCAGACCGCGAAACAAAGCTTGGAAATATATTAGTCCCAGCTGGTTCAGTGGTGAGTCTGTCAATCCTTCATACACACCACGATAAAAGACTATGGGGTGATGATGCACATGATTTCAAACCAGATAGATTTGCAGAAGGGGTTGCAAAGGCAACTAAAGGCAAAATGGCATACTTTCCCTTTGGTTGGGGACCTAGGATCTGTGTTGGTCAGAACTTTGCAATTGCTGAAGCTAGAATGGCAGTATCCATGATTTTGCAGCGCTTTGTTTTCGAGCTTTCCCCGTCTTATACTCATGCTCCTACCACCATTTTAACTCTTCAGCCCCAATTCGGTGCTCATTTGATTGTACATCCGTTACAATCATGA
- the LOC110800623 gene encoding cytochrome P450 CYP72A219 yields the protein MEVTIISIGISLVCVVLVSVSWFTLNWLWLKPKRLEKCLRNQGYKGNSYRLLHGDTKDRASMTIEARLEPPLPLMSNDVLPRALPFFNHTLNTHGRRCFVWNGPVPLVTIAEPELIREVLMKIHEFQKPTGNPLLKKVVSGLVLLEGQMWANRRKLLTPAFHMDKLKYMIPALWESSNYMVKEWEEMISRTGSYEIEVWSYLHKLSADLISRAAFGSSYEEGKRIFELLTEQLQIAVPVFNAVYIPGWRFVPTKANKRIVEIDVEIRTLLKGVIEKRKKAIKAGEKPKDDLLGILLETNFQDDIGHGNKRKQRIELTIEEVINESKLFYLAGQGTTSTLLVWTLIMLARHHDWQARARKEVLNMFGDRNPDFQGLNHLKIVNMILQEVLRLYPPVLELQRTVEEDIRVGDVFLPAGVLVNLPILLIQQDEKLWGDDAKEFKPERFSEGISKATKGNMSFFSFGWGPRICIGSNFAMIEAKMTLALILQRFSFELSPSYAHAPSAIGALRPQFDAPIIFNKL from the exons TGTATTGGTAAGTGTATCATGGTTTACATTAAATTGGCTATGGTTAAAGCCAAAGAGACTAGAGAAATGCCTTAGGAATCAAGGGTATAAAGGTAATTCTTACAGGCTATTGCATGGTGACACCAAAGATAGAGCTTCTATGACTATTGAAGCTAGATTAGAGCCTCCTTTGCCACTTATGTCCAATGACGTTCTTCCACGTGCCCTCCCCTTCTTCAATCATACTCTTAACACACATg GAAGAAGATGCTTTGTATGGAATGGTCCAGTGCCTTTGGTTACCATTGCGGAACCAGAGCTAATAAGGGAAGTGTTAATGAAGATACACGAGTTTCAAAAGCCAACTGGTAATCCACTTTTAAAGAAGGTCGTCTCTGGTTTGGTTTTGTTAGAGGGTCAAATGTGGGCCAATCGCAGGAAGCTTCTCACTCCAGCTTTCCACATGGATAAGTTAAAG TATATGATTCCTGCATTGTGGGAAAGCTCTAATTATATGGTAAAGGAGTGGGAAGAAATGATATCGAGGACAGGTTCATATGAAATTGAAGTGTGGTCTTATTTACATAAATTATCAGCTGATCTCATTTCTAGAGCCGCATTTGGAAGTAGTTATGAAGAAGGAAAGAGGATATTTGAACTTTTAACTGAACAACTTCAGATTGCAGTTCCAGTTTTCAATGCAGTTTATATTCCTGGTTGGAG GTTTGTCCCAACCAAGGCAAACAAAAGGATAGTAGAGATAGACGTGGAAATCCGCACCCTTCTAAAAGGTGTTATTGAAAAGAGGAAGAAGGCAATAAAAGCAGGGGAAAAGCCTAAGGATGACTTACTGGGAATACTATTGGAGACAAACTTTCAAGATGACATTGGACATggaaataaaagaaaacaaCGTATTGAGTTGACAATTGAGGAAGTAATCAACGAAAGTAAGTTGTTTTACTTAGCAGGTCAAGGCACCACTTCTACGTTACTTGTATGGACACTAATCATGTTGGCAAGGCATCATGACTGGCAAGCCCGAGCTCGTAAAGAGGTTTTAAACATGTTTGGAGATCGTAACCCTGACTTTCAGGGATTGAATCATCTCAAAATT GTAAACATGATACTACAAGAGGTTCTTAGGTTATATCCCCCTGTTTTAGAATTACAGCGTACAGTTGAAGAAGATATTAGGGTCGGAGATGTCTTCTTACCTGCAGGTGTGTTAGTTAATCTTCCAATACTACTTATTCAACAAGATGAAAAGCTTTGGGGCGATGATGCTAAAGAATTTAAGCCAGAAAGGTTTAGTGAAGGAATTTCAAAGGCGACAAAAGGGAACATGTCATTTTTCTCATTTGGGTGGGGCCCAAGAATATGCATTGGATCAAATTTTGCCATGATTGAAGCCAAAATGACATTAGCTTTGATTCTACAACGTTTCTCTTTCGAGCTTTCGCCGTCTTATGCTCATGCTCCATCCGCCATTGGAGCTCTTAGACCTCAATTTGACGCTCCAATCATCTTCAACAAACTATAG